ggagagataccagcaaaggaaggaagatgctcagacaagagcaaggtggggcagcaggggggatgtctccagcctgcagggaaagaggtgcaggtgatgccacagcatagcacaggctgtcgtggagatgatcaagggatgtaaagaggctgaaagcccccaacagacatgagctccttctcccctcagctatggctgttgtgtccacctctgatgcctgtgaggagacaccttgtccttacagcacaggggcctcatggcctccttgtccccagccaggaacctgggaggtgttggaccatagtcctgcccttggccttgcgcagccccacatcacagagtcccaggaagagccctgggcaacgtgggagggacaggatctgccttcccagggttgggggtcagggcttggccccTTGATTGATGAAACACAACTAGGTTTACtaatcatcagagagaccttccccatgcttttcctgacctgtcatctctgcctccagtttccttctctaaccagaccctggggatggttcctcagtagtgttcctcagtgggacccattaacattacaagaaactttggagtttgaatctgacttggacttcttgagaggtttcttcaacttcctctctGTGTCTGAGGTCCATGGACTCAGcgccaaagccaccagaggggtcattaaagcaccttgggctgctcctgtgctgctgagctgggctgggctcctgggacagagggagctcatggcaagcggcagcgctgcagagagacagctctgcccaggagcagctcctctgcaaagcgcagcagggctgagggctctgcctggggatctcagggagacgagcgaggcagagagaccttgaaggtggtcaggactgggaggatgactgagagctcactggaggagaaatctttgcagcccttgccatggtaagtctctgggtgcagggcaatgcagctggaACTCATGGAGGCAACTCCAaaaactggcacagccacagctggtgGGTTCTGTAAGGACACAGatcttgtcaggcaatttcaaacagctgtgaagccgggtgagcacccagggctgcccagggctgtcctgcagagcagggtccctgcaccccagggctgtgccggggcagggactctgccgcctgccagggtcagcgctcagcctgcccggggagatcccaacaacactgaggggagaagccgTGGGGGGAAGGAACAGCGTGTGGCTGGGAAGGGTCCTGCTATGAAGTGAGTGCTGAGTGGGTcaaggctgctcacagctccagatcactttagAACATTCCCAGGAGACTcttaaagaagcacagcaagacagcggctctgtgaaagagaaggatcCTATTTATCAGTCTCACATTCTCAGTTATCTATGTGGCCAATGGGACAGAGAAACTCATGTCTCACTTCAGGTggaggcactgaaattccaaatctgttACTCTTAGCAGTGCATAAACCTGTGAGTATCAGATATCAACACACCCTAGCttccagacagcatcaggacgacttttccagcctcatcagggctggtctggtgtcagagccggcccacacagagctgcccctgggcagtgccggctgctgggaggggtctgcggggcagagctgagcacacagcggctgggatggggtctgtgacactgacaggaggagacctgggcacagagacacagctgcaggcagggacagctccaggcagcagagcagagggtgttcaggagctcttctgctccttctctgcaggcggctgctgggtgttgtctgctgggcaatgatcggactgtccctttagcacatcccatcttcaggagccctgactctgctctgcctgtcctgctgggctcgccagctgcccccagaaaggcccagctctgctgtaggatcccaggagtgctgagcctttccttggggtccgcactctcctgccagagtcctttgcttctctcggTGAGGGTTTGTGTCCTGctgtctccatcacatctccacctctgggctgggacagagaagagtttgcagatctgccctttcaaacagggctccctgctccagtgtgagtccagttttgggttttcttttaaagagaggtttgtttatgaagttgtttttaaggcagcaCAAGTGAAAGCACAGGGCAAATGGGTAAAAGCTGCTCTCCTAACTCACACTGAGCCACAGAGAGGTGAGCccttttgcctgtcctgtctcaagactcttcacattttcagtcatataTATGAGGAATTCAACCCCTACAAAAATCCAGTCATGAGATgtgatggtggaaaattaaaaacacgGACAAAATCATAATAATGGCACACtaagcctctgctctgcagcccatgctctTAAGTGTCACAAGAGCAGATATTGAAGTTTTTCATTAACGGTGCATAAAATATGACATTGCTTGTGAACGTCAGAGCTCTCAAACCAGCTCCCCCTATGTCTCCGCTGCAGCAgggcaaagctggctgctgggcGCCAgacgggcagaggtcctgctcctcacagcacactcgGCCAGCACatagcagagaaaggaaatgcatttcaaatgggGCTGGGCGTGATGAAAAATGGAGTGGCTTTGCCCAGAGGAGTATGTCCTGATTTTAAgatgtcatttcctttttggaagAGAGTCCCCAcagcaagaaacaacaaatgtccaacagcagctccatcacccagttcctcctcctgccatttgCAGagacacaggagctgcagctcttgcacttctggctcttcctgggcatctacctggctgccctcctgggcaacggcctcatcatcaccaccatagcctgtgaccagcacctgcgcacccccatgtacttcttcctgctcaacctcgccctcctcgacctgggctccatctccaccattgtccccaaatctACGGCAAactccctctgggacaccagggtcatCTCCTAcgcaggatgtgctgcacagatctTTTTTTCTATCTTCTCGTTCacagcagagtattctcttctcaccatcatgtcgtacgaccgctatgttgccatctgcaaacccctgcgctacgggaccctcctgggcagcagagcttgtgtccacatggcagcagctgcctgggccactgggtttctcaatgctctgctgcacacagtcagtacattttcactgccgctctgcaagggcaatgccctgcaccagttcttctgtgaaatcccccacatcctcaagctctcctgctcagatgcctacatcagggaagtttggcttcttgtagttagtgtctgtttaacttttggctgttttgtgttcattgtggtatcctatgtgcagatcttgagggccgtgctgaggatcccctctgagcagggacggcacaaagccttttccacgtgcctccctcacctggccgtggtctccctgtttgtcagcaccgCCATGGTTgtctacctgaagcccccctccatctcttccccatccttggatctggtggtgtctgtccTGTAcacagtggtgcctccagcagtgaaccccctcatctacagcatgaggaaccaggagctcaaggatgccctgtggaaactcatatcttattgttttctgaagcaataaactgcccatctgcttcttcGTAAGAGTTTTAATGTAGCTAATTGCAGGCCCAGCTtgtcatctggattttctgttattggttgggttttttattgtgataatgttgtcatgCCCCTTCtaattctctttctgcttttcttttataaccactggctatgtaaatgaggagccgtgctctccttgtctcttaaacaaaataaacattcctgtagtaacttgtttttcactatatccttcctctAAGGCCTTTTTGGAGGTTCAGGGAAAATTCCTGTGTAggtgggtggaggggaaaagagtccagcctggcagccctgccagggagcagcagcgcttggccttccagagctgttctcgttccactcccacactctccttctcatcccttgtgttggtgcaaggcctgagtgttctggcagcctggtcaccgtcctgctgtgtgtgagtcctgtgagcgcaggcagggacaggcaatgggcactgctgtgacagagctggcctcagaacagctttccatgaagaaagctgacctcctgaggacactgcctgaaggtttaggtctttttccagaatttctctgaagaacGCTCCAagaaagtggcccacagattaaacaccagggcacagctaaacagtgtgtgtgtgcagggctgggcacacagcagtgtcctctcacagccaggcctcctgccagagacctgcaggaccagcagagcagggtctgggctgtgccatgtgcactggacaccctgaggaaggagcctcaggtcaatcatcatgcactggcccctcacagccaccattgccagcactggcctctcacccacagaggttgATTTctctccatggatggacactgaatgaatAGTTCAGCAGTCCGAGTTTGTATtttacagatgagatgtgagcatgcacatcatgtatgtgacgtgacatgaacgcgagtgagcacaaacaccatcaactattccttgaGGTTgcatgaaggcctgtggcacaaagaaggccttgaggtcacttcatattgggaggaacaccccatgggaaatcaccggaatgcagccctgggatgtgcttcctttaactgaggtccccgtgtccattcctcatgatgtgggacatctcagatgagtgcagagcagggtgacacaccacagggctgaggtgtctcccgtcccttgggagtggcaacaggaggccagagagacactgtgactcctgcctctgtgtgtgaaagggacagactctgtctgtgagcatccctgggtgcataaggagtccatgaggccagctcagatgtggacacgtgacagaaccctgacatttctgtgtgtgactccaggaaccaacaacacaggcccagtgagactgatctcagctgccttggacaggctcactgcaagtgctgctgtctgctacgtcacccttgcctgtgattctggattgtgctctcataaGAATCAGGGTAATTAGAAAGGTTCTGGGGTctttggaaaaggcagacatcaaagccatgttcaagaaaggcaagaagaagcattgggagaattgcaggttggtcagcctgcctctgtccctgggaaggggattgGACAAGTCCTCCTGTAGAATGcgattttagctcttttgagggtgatgcaaaggtgggtggaggccttgaacaACCTCCACTGGTTCACCCGGccttgagcaggacagtgagacaagatgagtgagacaagggctctcttcaagcaaggcaaggaagcgagatgggtgtctacagcctgcagggaaagaggggcaggtgcaggactgtgtagaacacgcttcagtcttggtcaggtcctgggggctaaggagggggatggatgggtgtggtattttgaaggtcagttgggtctcagacactcataatccagtcagaagcacgtggctgtgaaggggactgtggggtcatttctgtctctggaggtgacagcccagcagcagggacatggctgggaaagaacctcggcctaagtacccacaggccctaccctggaagaggccttggagacgggctgtcatgtccatcccacctgacttcatgacgggacagcagcaggaa
This window of the Caloenas nicobarica isolate bCalNic1 chromosome 30, bCalNic1.hap1, whole genome shotgun sequence genome carries:
- the LOC135999813 gene encoding olfactory receptor 14A16-like — protein: MSNSSSITQFLLLPFAETQELQLLHFWLFLGIYLAALLGNGLIITTIACDQHLRTPMYFFLLNLALLDLGSISTIVPKSTANSLWDTRVISYAGCAAQIFFSIFSFTAEYSLLTIMSYDRYVAICKPLRYGTLLGSRACVHMAAAAWATGFLNALLHTVSTFSLPLCKGNALHQFFCEIPHILKLSCSDAYIREVWLLVVSVCLTFGCFVFIVVSYVQILRAVLRIPSEQGRHKAFSTCLPHLAVVSLFVSTAMVVYLKPPSISSPSLDLVVSVLYTVVPPAVNPLIYSMRNQELKDALWKLISYCFLKQ